The following are encoded in a window of Castanea sativa cultivar Marrone di Chiusa Pesio chromosome 9, ASM4071231v1 genomic DNA:
- the LOC142608869 gene encoding serine/threonine-protein phosphatase 7 long form homolog has product MDPHRAGPSIGTVLTRQPMHRSSLLWDALLAGEEVLGVLTCRHRDKGLFDDGLDPRIATYITDAELDGLLQVPHMDLDHALITALVERWRPETHSFHLPHGEMTITLQDIEVIMGVPVHSLPVVGFTHMDNWRDFCMELLGTPLYRTDQLVQKRTLQCWKGLEEQFHNPLPTDAIEQWKEL; this is encoded by the exons ATGGACCCACATCGAGCAGGACCCTCTATAGGGACTGTCTTGACGAGGCAACCTATGCATCGTTCAAGTTTGCTTTGGGATGCTCTTTTGGCAGGCGAG GAAGTGCTAGGTGTTCTGACTTGTCGTCACCGAGATAAAGGTCTGTTTGATGATGGGTTAGATCCACGGATTGCCACTTATATCACAGATGCGGAGTTAGATGGGCTACTTCAGGTCCCGCATATGGACCTTGACCATGCACTGATCACGGCCTTAGTGGAGAGATGGCGGCCAGAGACGCACTCATTTCACTTGCCCCACGGTGAGATGACCATCACGCTACAAGACATAGAGGTCATCATGGGGGTACCTGTACATAGCTTGCCGGTGGTAGGATTTACCCATATGGACAACTGGCGTGACTTTTGCATGGAATTGCTAGGTACCCCCCTCTACCGGACAGACCAGTTGGTACAAAAAAGAACACTGCAATGTTGGAAGGGGCTGGAGGAGCAGTTTCACAACCCTCTTCCTACTGATGCCATTGAG CAATGGAAAGAATTATAG